The following DNA comes from Candidatus Stoquefichus sp. SB1.
AAATGAAAAAAATAAGAAAGTTGTGTCTTTAATCAGTGGTGGAAATATTGATGTGATGACAATTTCATCAATGATTAATAAGGGGCTTATTGCAAGAGGTAGAATCTTTACTTTTTCTGTCCAATTACCAGATAAGCCAGGGCAATTGGAATATGTTGCTAAAATTTTAGCACAATGTAATGCTAATGTTATTGGAGTTGATCATAATCAGTTTAAGAATTTTGCTCGTTTTTCAGAAGTGGAATTACGTGTGACTTGTGAAACGAATGGAGAAAGTCATATTCAAAAAATTATTGATACTTTTAATGATGTCGGATATACAATTACAAGAATCAATTAAGGAACGAAAGTTCCTTTTTTTTGTAAGAAAAAAAGAAAAATGAACTTTTTTTGTGTATATATAAGTATAGGGATCTTTTGAATAAATATTTACTTTAAGCAATTATTATGGTATATTGTTATTAGATTCCTTATATCAATATAAGGAGGTTATGTAATGAGTTTTTTGATTTGCGAAAACAGTACTGATTATCTTGATTCTATTGCCAGACTGAGACTGATGGATGATGACTTCATGAGGATTGTCTTTAAGGATGAGGATGTTGTCAGACAGTTTCTTGAAATTATCCTTGAAAGGAAAGTTGATATCATTGAATGTCATGCTCAGTATGATATCAATAATATACTGGGAAGAGCGATCAGTATTGATGTGCTGGTTAAGGATGGTGATGACTATATCAACATTGAAGTACAGAGAGATACCAAAGGAGCACATCCTNAAAAGAGCGAGGTTTCATGGAAGTCTGATAGATGCGAATACATCGTTTCCCAATGAACAATGGGATAAGCTGCCTAATGTCATCATTATCTTTATAACTGAGACAGATGTATTGGGATATGGATTGCCAATCTATCATAGTCATTGTAGAATTGATGAAAACAATCAGATGTTTGAAGAAGGAAGAGAAATTATCTATGTGAATGCAAGCATTCAGGAGGACACGGCACTAGGGAGATTAATGCATGATATGTTCTGTACTGATTCAAGAGATATGCACTATGAGTTTCTAAGAAAGAGAGTAAGCTATTACAAAGAAAACGAAGGAGGGAAACAAGAGATGTGTGAGATATGGGAAGAAATCAAAAATAAAGGAAAACTTGAGGGCTTACGTGAAGGCGAAACCATTGGAAAGCAAGCTGGATTGGCTGAAGGAAAAATCCTTGGTAGACAACAAGGCGTGATTGAAGAAAGGATTAATTCAATAAAGAAATTAATGAGAAAAAATGGTTATACACTAGAAGAGGCATTAGATTTCTTAGATATCCCCAAAGAGGAACGTTCTACGTACATAGGAATATTCACTTCATAATGAGAAAGGACAAATTGGTTTTGTCCTTTTCTTGAATCGTGAGATTTGAGTTCTTTATAAATATATACAAAATTCTAAATTTTACATTTTTTTCTTGAATAATATCTATATATCTACTATACTATATAGGAATAAGGAAGGAATGAGGAATAATGACAAATATTTCTATGTTTAGAGATGATGTATATAACAATGAAGTTGTAAAAGTTCCTTTTTCTAATTTTTTATATTTCTATTATTAGGCATATCATTTTATTTGATATGTTTTTTTGTGTGAAAGTGAATAGAGAGAAAGTGGAGGAAAAAATATGCCAAAAAGAGAAGACATTAATACAGTATTAGTGATTGGTTCTGGACCGATTATTATTGGACAAGCTTGTGAGTTTGATTATTCTGGAACACAAGCGTGTAAAGCTTTACGTAATTTAGGGTATAAGATTGTATTGGTTAATTCAAATCCAGCAACAATCATGACTGATCCTGAAACAGCTGATGTCACTTATATTGAACCATTAAATTTAGAAAGATTAACACAAATTATTGAAAAAGAAAGACCAGATGCCTTGTTGCCTAACTTGGGTGGACAATCTGCATTAAACTTATGTTCTGAATTAAATGAAGCAGGTATATTAGAAAAATATAATGTACAAGTTTTAGGTGTTCAAGTTGATGCAATTGAAAGAGGCGAAGACCGTTTAGAATTCAAGAAAGAAATGAATAAACTTGGCATTGAAATGGCAAGAAGTGAAATTGCACATACAGTTGACCATGCATTAGAAATTGCTGAAGAGTTAGGATATCCTGTTGTTGTAAGACCAGCTTATACAATGGGTGGTGCTGGTGGAGGACTTGTTTACAATGTTGAAGAATTGAAAACAGTTTGTTCTCGTGGTTTACAAGCCAGTATGGTTCACCAATGTTTGATTGAGGAATCTATCTTAGGTTGGGAAGAACTTGAAGTTGAAGTTGTTAGAGATGCAAAAGGAAATATGATTACTGTATGTTTCATTGAAAATATTGATCCTTTAGGAGTTCATACAGGAGATTCTTTCTGTAGTGCACCAATGTTGACAATTTCTCAAGAAGTTCAAGATCGTTTAAAAGATCAGGCATTTAGAATTGTTGAATCAGTAGGAGTTATTGGTGGAACAAATGTACAATTTGCTCATGATCCAGTTACAGATAGAATTGCAGTTATTGAAATAAATCCAAGAACTTCACGTTCTTCTGCTTTAGCATCTAAAGCAACAGGTTTCCCAATTGCCCTTGTTTCAGCAATGTTGGCAGCTGGTTTAACATTAGATGAAATTGAATGTGGAAAATATGGAACTTTGGATAAATATGTACCTGATGGAGAATATGTTGTCATTAAGTTTGCAAGATGGGCTTTTGAAAAATTCAAAGGTGCTGAAGATAAACTTGGAACACAAATGAAAGCAGTAGGAGAAGTCATGAGCATTGGTAAGACTTATAAAGAAGCTTTCCAAAAAGCTATTCGTTCTCTTGAAATTGGTCAATATGGATTAGGATATGCAAAAAACTTTAATGAATTATCTAAAGATGAATTATTAAAGATGTTGACTGTACCAACAAGTCAAAGACAATTTATTATGTATGAAGCATTAAGAAAAGGTGCAACTGTTGATGAATTGTTTGAATTAACACAAATTAAACATTATTTCATTGAACAAATGAAAGAGTTAGTTGAAGAAGAAGAAAATATCAAAACATATAAAGGAAAAGAATTACCTGTTGATGTTTTAAAACAAGCAAAACAAAATGGTTTCTCAGATAAATATTTAAGTCAAATCTTAGATGTTGAAGAAAGTGCTATTCGTCATGAAAGATTAGCTAATGGAATTAATCAAGCTTGGGAACCTGTTCATGTTAGTGGAACAAAAGACAATGCTTATTACTATTCTACATATAATGCACCAGATCATAGTGATATTCATCATGATAAACAAAAGATTATGATTTTAGGTGGAGGACCTAATAGAATTGGTCAAGGTATTGAATTTGATTATTGTTGTGTTCATGCAGCACTTGCATTAAAGAAATTAGGATTTGAAACAATTATTGTCAACTGTAATCCAGAAACAGTGTCAACTGATTATGATACTTCTGATAAATTGTATTTTGAACCATTAACATTAGAAGATGTTTTGAGTATTCATGATAAAGAAAAACCAGTTGGAGTGATTGCTCAATTTGGTGGACAAACACCATTAAATTTAGCTGCTCAATTAAAAGCAAATGGTGTGAATATTTTAGGAACAACACCTGAAACAATTGATATGGCTGAAGATAGAGATTTATTTAATGCTATGATGGAAAAATTAGAAATTCCAATGCCTGAATCTGGTATGGCAGTGAATGTTGAAGAAGCTTTAACAATAGCTAAACGTATTGGATATCCATTGATGGTAAGACCTTCTTATGTATTAGGTGGTCGTGGAATGGAAGTTGTTTATGATGATGAATCATTAGAACAATATATGAAAGCAGCAGTTGGTGTGACTCCAGATCGACCAATCTTAATTGACAGATTCTTAAATAATGCAATGGAATGTGAAGCAGATGCCATTAGTGATGGTGAAAATGTATTTGTGCCAGCAGTTATGGAACATATTGAATTAGCAGGTATTCATTCAGGTGACTCAGCATGTATCTTACCTTCACGTCATATTCCAATGAGACATTTAGAAACAATTAAAGATTATACAAAAAAAATCGCAAAAGAAATGGATGTTCGTGGTTTAATGAACATGCAATATGCTATTGCTGATGATAAAGTTTATGTTTTAGAAGCCAATCCAAGAGCTTCAAGAACAGTGCCTTTGGTATCTAAAGTATGTAATATTAACATGGTTAAGATTGCAACAGACATTGTAACAAGAGAATTAACAGGTAGACCATCTCCTGTACCTACTCTTACAGAAAAGAAAATTCCACATATTGGTGTAAAACAAGCTGTTTTCCCATTCAATATGTTTCCTGAAGTTGATCCGATTTTAGGACCAGAAATGAGATCAACAGGAGAAGTTTTAGGATTAGCAAGTTCTTATGGAGCTGCAATGTATAAAGCTGAAGAAGGAGCAAAAACAATCTTACCTACTGAAGGAAAAGTATTGTTTAGTGTTAATGATTTGGATAAACCACAAGTTGTTGATTTGGCAAGAGGATATTATGATGCTGGATTTACAATTGTTGCAACTGGTAATACATATAAATTAATTAGTGAAGCAGGTATTCCAGTTGAAAAGATTAAAAAGATTCATGAAGGACAACCAAATATTTCAGATGCTTTAATCAATGGTGAATTAGCAATGATTATTAATACACCACATGGTAAACAAAGTAGTCATGATGATAGTTATATTCGTAAGAATGCTATTAAAATGAGAATTCCATATATGACAAATATTGCTGCTGCAAAAGCATCATTAGAAGGTATTATGGAAATGAAGATTCATGGTAGTCATGAAGTTAAATCATTACAAGAGTATCATAAAGCAATTAAATAATTTATAGAGGATCAGAAAACAATGCTTTTCTGATCTTTTTGTATTGAAAAAGTATATGACTTTTTAAAGACATATACTTCTTTAGAAAATATGATAATGTTTTAAAGCTTTCATAATTCCGTCATTTTCAATCGAATCAGTAATATAAGTGGCTTTCTCTTTAAGAATATCTACAGCATTTCCCATCGCAATTCCATGACCAACTTCCCTAAACATTGCCTGATCATTATAACCATCACCAAAAGCATAAGCATCATGACGATTGATATGAAAATAATGAAGTAAATGAGCAATGCCATCTCCCTTATCATAATTTATTGTTGAACAATCACAATCACCACTACCACCATGATCATTAATAATCAAATCATCTTGAAAAGCTGTGACCATTTCATCATATTGATTTGTATAAAACAAATCAAAAGTATAATAGTTTTGATTATCACGATAACTCTCAATTCTTTCTATACCATATTCTTTTTGAACTTTTCTTATTTGTTGATCATTAAGATGATAAACAAAAGATTGATCATCAGATACAAACATAGCTCCTAAATTGAGTTTATCGATCTTCTCTTTATAAAATTCAATTTCATCCTTCGAAAAAGCTTCACCATGAAGTTTACTTCCATGATATAAGATATATCTTCCATTACAACAAATATAACCACTCACTAAATCCTTAAATAAATCTTGGGCATAAAAAGGTGCTCTACCAGTACAAATAAAAGTCAAATATCCTGCGTCTTTTAAACATTTTAAAGCTTCAAGATTACTCTTTGGGATTTTTCCTTTTATAGCCAATGTCCCATCAATATCAAAAAAGAAAATTTTATTAATCATATCTTTCCTCCAATTCTTTATTATCTTACATAAAGTTTGCATCATTATTAATCAAAATAGAATAACTCTTCAAAGGTTTTGTCTAAAGCAATACATAAAATTAAAGCTAATTTTGCAGTTGGATTAAACTGTCCAGTTTCAATCGAACTGATTGTTTGTCTGGATACACCAACCATTTGGGCAAGTTCTGTTTGGGAAATATTTTTTTCATTACGTGCATCTTTAAGATGATTTTTAAGAATTAATTTATCATTCACTTTGAATAATCACACTCTCATATATTTAAAAAAATTCTTTCATAAAATCAAAAACTCTCATAACATAAATAAAAGCCCAAACAGTACTAACAAACATATACATCTTATCTTTCTTATAATAAGCACTTATCCCATAAAAACAAAATATAAAAGGTAATAAGAGAATTAAAACAATATTCGTTATGGTATCTTCACCAGTTAATAAGAGTGACATAGTTATCAAAAACATACCCATCAATATCATGATTGTAAATCCTTTAAATATAGCTTTACTTTCGATAAAAATTTTTCCTTCATCTTTTTCTTGATGATATTTCTTTAATATTTCATCTTTTGTCATTTACAAAACCTCCTACCATATTAGTATCCATACTTTTGTTATAAAGTAACATACTAGAAGAAAAATCATTATACCAAATATTAGAGACCATATTTTTTTAGAATAATAATAATGAGTCCAACAATAAATACAAAGAAAAGTACAGAATAAAGTTGCAGTTGTATAAAATATTTCTGCTTGTTTTGAACTTTGAAAAGAAAGTATCATCATGAAAAGACAAGAAACAATAAAAATGCAAGATACATAGCGCATTGTTTTATTGTCGATATATTCATTGATTTCATCATTTTTAAATTCATGACGACTTTTTTCTAGAATTTCATCTTTTGTCATAATATCATCTCCCTTGTTGACAAGTTTTCTTTACATCTTTATTATATCATGACAAGTTTACTTGTCAATACAAATTAATTTTACCAATAATTACAATAAATTAATGACATAATAATAAAAAATTATAAATAATTCTTGCAATATACTATAAATTTGACTATACTATACAAGAAAAAGAAAGGAATGAGGAATATGGTGAAATTGCAAATGTTTGTGGCTTGTAAATGTTTAGATCGATTTCCTTTTCTCATTTTTCATATTTGTTAAAAACATATCATTTATATTGATATGTTTTTTTGTAAAATCAGGAGGTATTATATGAAAGCATATTTGATTTTAGAGAATGGTCAAATTTTTGAAGGAAAGAGTTTTGGGGCACAAAAGGAAGTCATAAGTGAATTTGTCTTTAATACATCTATGAGTGGATATGTTGAGATTTTGACGGATCCTTCATATGCGGGACAAAGTGTTGTGATGACTTATCCATTGATTGGAAATTATGGTGTTTGTTTAGATGATCAAGAATCAAAGCGACCTTATGTTAAAGGATTTGTTGTTAATGAACTGGCAAGATTAGGAAGTCATTTTAGAAAGAATATGGATTTAGAGGATTATTGTATTCAAAATGATATCTCAGGAATTCAAGGGATTGATACAAGACACCTTACAAAAATGATTCGTCAAAAAGGGTGTATGAATGGAATGTTAACAACTCATCATTATAGTGATATCAATGAAGTATTAGAGAAAATAAAGGCTTTTCAAATAAAAGATGAAGTGATGAAAACAACTTGTCAAGCACCTTACGTAATGGGAACTGGTCAAAAAAGAGTAGCACTTTATGACTTTGGTGCAAAAAAGAATATTGCTAGAGAATTGGTCAAAAGAGATTGTCAAGTTACAGTCTATCCTGCGACAACTTTAGCCGATGATATTTTAAAAGAAAATTATGATGGGATTATGTTATCAAATGGACCAGGGGATCCTAGTGAATGTGTGGATATCATTCGTCAAATGAAAGTCTTAATGGAAAGTGGAATACCTATTTTTGCAATCTGTTTAGGACATCAGCTTATGGCATTGGCTCATAATTTTGAAACAGAAAAGTTAAAATATGGACATCATGGAGCCAATCACCCAGTTAAGGATTTATCAACTGGGCGTGTCTATATATCTACTCAAAATCATAACTATGTTGTCAAGGATCAGTCAATCGACCCTAAGATTGCAAAACCATGGTTTATCAACGTTAATGATCAGACAATTGAAGGAATAGAGTATATTCATGAAAATATGAAGACAGTACAGTTTCATCCGGAAGCATGTGCTGGACCATTAGATACAGGATATTTATTTGATGAATTTATGAAAATGATGGAGGAAAATAATCATGCCTAAGAATAAAGAAATCAAAAAAGTTTTAGTCATTGGGTCAGGACCAATCATTATTGGACAGGCAGCAGAATTTGATTATGCTGGAACACAAGCTTGTCGGGCATTAAAAGAAGAAGGAGTTGAAGTTGTATTAATCAATTCAAATCCTGCAACAATTATGACAGATAAAGATATTGCTGATAAAGTCTATATAGAACCATTAACGATACCAGTTGTTAAAAATTTGATTATAAAAGAAAAACCAGATAGTATATTGCCAACATTAGGTGGTCAAAATGCTTTAAATATAGCGATGGCACTAGCAGATGAAGGCTTCTTAGAAGCGCATCATGTCAAAACAATTGGAACATCTACCAAGACAATTAAGTTGGCTGAGGATAGATTGGAATTTAAAACATTAATGGAGATAATTCATGAACCATGTGCTGCTTCTATTGTTGTGAATCATGTTGATGATGCATTGACATTTGCTGCTCAAATTGGTTAT
Coding sequences within:
- the carB gene encoding carbamoyl-phosphate synthase large subunit, encoding MPKREDINTVLVIGSGPIIIGQACEFDYSGTQACKALRNLGYKIVLVNSNPATIMTDPETADVTYIEPLNLERLTQIIEKERPDALLPNLGGQSALNLCSELNEAGILEKYNVQVLGVQVDAIERGEDRLEFKKEMNKLGIEMARSEIAHTVDHALEIAEELGYPVVVRPAYTMGGAGGGLVYNVEELKTVCSRGLQASMVHQCLIEESILGWEELEVEVVRDAKGNMITVCFIENIDPLGVHTGDSFCSAPMLTISQEVQDRLKDQAFRIVESVGVIGGTNVQFAHDPVTDRIAVIEINPRTSRSSALASKATGFPIALVSAMLAAGLTLDEIECGKYGTLDKYVPDGEYVVIKFARWAFEKFKGAEDKLGTQMKAVGEVMSIGKTYKEAFQKAIRSLEIGQYGLGYAKNFNELSKDELLKMLTVPTSQRQFIMYEALRKGATVDELFELTQIKHYFIEQMKELVEEEENIKTYKGKELPVDVLKQAKQNGFSDKYLSQILDVEESAIRHERLANGINQAWEPVHVSGTKDNAYYYSTYNAPDHSDIHHDKQKIMILGGGPNRIGQGIEFDYCCVHAALALKKLGFETIIVNCNPETVSTDYDTSDKLYFEPLTLEDVLSIHDKEKPVGVIAQFGGQTPLNLAAQLKANGVNILGTTPETIDMAEDRDLFNAMMEKLEIPMPESGMAVNVEEALTIAKRIGYPLMVRPSYVLGGRGMEVVYDDESLEQYMKAAVGVTPDRPILIDRFLNNAMECEADAISDGENVFVPAVMEHIELAGIHSGDSACILPSRHIPMRHLETIKDYTKKIAKEMDVRGLMNMQYAIADDKVYVLEANPRASRTVPLVSKVCNINMVKIATDIVTRELTGRPSPVPTLTEKKIPHIGVKQAVFPFNMFPEVDPILGPEMRSTGEVLGLASSYGAAMYKAEEGAKTILPTEGKVLFSVNDLDKPQVVDLARGYYDAGFTIVATGNTYKLISEAGIPVEKIKKIHEGQPNISDALINGELAMIINTPHGKQSSHDDSYIRKNAIKMRIPYMTNIAAAKASLEGIMEMKIHGSHEVKSLQEYHKAIK
- a CDS encoding HAD-IIB family hydrolase → MINKIFFFDIDGTLAIKGKIPKSNLEALKCLKDAGYLTFICTGRAPFYAQDLFKDLVSGYICCNGRYILYHGSKLHGEAFSKDEIEFYKEKIDKLNLGAMFVSDDQSFVYHLNDQQIRKVQKEYGIERIESYRDNQNYYTFDLFYTNQYDEMVTAFQDDLIINDHGGSGDCDCSTINYDKGDGIAHLLHYFHINRHDAYAFGDGYNDQAMFREVGHGIAMGNAVDILKEKATYITDSIENDGIMKALKHYHIF
- a CDS encoding helix-turn-helix transcriptional regulator, with product MNDKLILKNHLKDARNEKNISQTELAQMVGVSRQTISSIETGQFNPTAKLALILCIALDKTFEELFYFD
- a CDS encoding DUF6442 family protein: MTKDEILKKYHQEKDEGKIFIESKAIFKGFTIMILMGMFLITMSLLLTGEDTITNIVLILLLPFIFCFYGISAYYKKDKMYMFVSTVWAFIYVMRVFDFMKEFF
- a CDS encoding DUF6442 family protein, giving the protein MTKDEILEKSRHEFKNDEINEYIDNKTMRYVSCIFIVSCLFMMILSFQSSKQAEIFYTTATLFCTFLCIYCWTHYYYSKKIWSLIFGIMIFLLVCYFITKVWILIW
- a CDS encoding carbamoyl phosphate synthase small subunit — translated: MKAYLILENGQIFEGKSFGAQKEVISEFVFNTSMSGYVEILTDPSYAGQSVVMTYPLIGNYGVCLDDQESKRPYVKGFVVNELARLGSHFRKNMDLEDYCIQNDISGIQGIDTRHLTKMIRQKGCMNGMLTTHHYSDINEVLEKIKAFQIKDEVMKTTCQAPYVMGTGQKRVALYDFGAKKNIARELVKRDCQVTVYPATTLADDILKENYDGIMLSNGPGDPSECVDIIRQMKVLMESGIPIFAICLGHQLMALAHNFETEKLKYGHHGANHPVKDLSTGRVYISTQNHNYVVKDQSIDPKIAKPWFINVNDQTIEGIEYIHENMKTVQFHPEACAGPLDTGYLFDEFMKMMEENNHA